The following are from one region of the Indicator indicator isolate 239-I01 chromosome 14, UM_Iind_1.1, whole genome shotgun sequence genome:
- the FBXO7 gene encoding F-box only protein 7, translating to MKLRVRLQKRTAPLEVQGAEPTLGELRAQLRWALLPAWGYSSDTEFSITLNRKDALTEDEKTLASYGIVSGDLICLLLEADGQPNLPPLPSTPSPLQNGREPSTLIPNKSQAKSPKERGQNEQPDNQKVQVEVQKSDERAGSSLEFPSGLVPEDVDLEEGTGSYPSEPMLCSEAADGEIPHSLEMLYLSAECTSATDALIVLVHLLMMEAGYVPQGTEAKAVSMPEKWRGNGVYKLQYTHPLCEGGSAGLTCVPLGDLVAINATLKMYKEIKGVKRIQLLPASFVCFQEPEKVAGVYKDLQKLSRLFKDQLVYSLLAAARQALNLPDVFGLVVLPLELKLRIFRLLDARSLLSLSAVCRDLYAASNDQLLWRFVYLRDFRDPVTRPRDTDWKELYKKKLKQKKEALRWRHAMFLPPTPHPVPFHPNPFYPNPFPPNPFPSNPIYPPMVIGGEYDERPTLPYVGDPINSLIPGPGETPNQFPPFRPHFDPIGSLPGANPTLPGRAGPSERFPPRPSRGRPMDIRRAFI from the exons ATGAAGCTCCGCGTGCGGCTGCAGAAGCGAACGGCGCCGCTGGAGGTGCAAGGGGCGGAGCCAACGCTGGGGGAGCTGCGCGCGCAGCTGCGCTGGGCCTTGCTGCCCGCCTGGGGGTACAG TTCTGATACTGAATTTTCAATAACATTGAATAGAAAAGATGCTCTTACAGAAGATGAGAAGACCTTGGCTTCATATGGGATTGTTTCTGGTGATTTGATATGTTTGTTACTAGAAGCAGATGGACAACCCAACctacctcctcttccttctacTCCTTCTCCACTTCAGAATGGTCGTGAGCCATCCACCTTGATCCCCAACAAAAGTCAGGCCAAGAGTCCAAAAGAAAGGGGGCAGAATGAGCAACCTGACAACCAGAAAGTTCAGGTGGAAGTTCAAAAGAGTGATGAGAGA GCAGGATCCAGCCTAGAATTTCCTTCTGGATTAGTCCCAGAAGACGTTGACTTGGAAGAAGGTACAGGTTCCTATCCCTCTGAACCCATGCTGTGCAGTGAAGCTGCTGATGGTGAAATACCACATTCGTTAGAGATGCTCTACCTTTCTGCTGAGTGTACCAGTGCCACTGATGCTTTGATTGTTCTAGTACACCTTCTCATGATGGAGGCAGGCTATGTGCCTCAG GGAACAGAAGCCAAGGCAGTGTCTATGCCAGAGAAATGGAGAGGGAATGGTGTTTACAAGTTGCAGTACACACATCCCCTTTGTGAAGGAGGTTCTGCTGGTTTGACTTGTGTGCCTTTAGGAGATCTTGTTGCTATTAATG cAACGCTAAAAATGTACAAAGAGATTAAAGGTGTTAAGAGGATACAACTATTGCCAGCATCCTTCGTTTGCTTTCAGGAGCCAG aaaAGGTTGCAGGTGTTTACAAAGACCTTCAGAAATTATCCCGTCTTTTCAAAGACCAACTGGTTTActctcttctggctgctgcCCGACAAG CTCTGAACTTGCCAGATGTGTTTGGGTTAGTGGTCCTTCCTCTTGAGCTCAAGCTTCGTATTTTCAGACTTCTGGATGCCCGTTCTCTCCTCTCTCTATCTGCCGTTTGCCGTGATCTTTACGCGGCTTCAAACGACCAGCTTCTGTGGAGGTTCGTCTATCTGCGAGATTTCCGAG ATCCTGTTACAAGGCCTCGTGACACAGACTGGAAAGAA CTATACAAGAAAAAGTTAAAGCAGAAGAAGGAGGCGCTGAGATGGAGGCACGCAATGTTTCTGCCCCCTACACCTCATCCAGTCCCCTTtcatcccaacccattctatccTAATCCTTTTCCTCCTAACCCATTTCCATCAAACCCTATCTATCCCCCAATGGTCATTGGTGGAGAATATGATGAGAGACCAACACTTCCATATGTTGGAGACCCAATTAACTCACTCATTCCAGGCCCAGGAGAAACACCAAACCAGTTTCCTCCATTCAGACCACATTTTGACCCAATTGGCTCCTTGCCTGGAGCAAACCCTACACTTCCAGGACGAGCTGGTCCCAGTGAGAGGTTTCCACCTAGGCCTAGCCGGGGCCGCCCCATGGACATTCGCCGTGCGTTCATTTGA